Proteins co-encoded in one Acidobacteriota bacterium genomic window:
- a CDS encoding restriction endonuclease, with amino-acid sequence MDAGVESLKKAQTQLKTYRQAVLKQAFEGKLFVPQDRPKWQSADVSSNVAKMKKDRECELEKAGIRSRQSSPVSVASETLGELAEGWVWVRPDDISAPEKYALGIGPFGSNLKVSDYRERGVPLVFVKNVTRNDFNRDVKFIDNAKFEELIAHSVKPLDLVITKMGDPPGDCEIYPETAPPAVITSDCLKFRIWDKYANRKFYRYCIESQMIRKQLGVITKGVAQKKISLDRFRSIFLPFTTKEEQDLVVEEIESRLSVCDKLEETIAASLKQSEALRQSILKQAFGGKLVDQDENDEPASVLLQRTRFEREAVEEEQKKNKKKTKRAGMTEKLKTILEILQESRGPIPTRRVWQASTHKDDIDAFYVELKQLFDQKKIKETERDGRESFLTLAA; translated from the coding sequence TTGGACGCCGGAGTCGAAAGCCTCAAAAAAGCCCAGACCCAACTAAAGACCTACCGCCAAGCTGTCCTCAAACAAGCATTTGAAGGCAAACTATTCGTACCCCAAGATCGACCAAAGTGGCAGTCCGCTGATGTGAGTTCAAATGTGGCAAAAATGAAGAAAGATCGAGAATGCGAATTGGAAAAAGCCGGCATTCGGTCTCGACAATCTTCACCCGTCTCGGTTGCGAGCGAGACATTAGGCGAGTTGGCAGAAGGATGGGTTTGGGTAAGGCCCGATGATATTAGCGCCCCGGAAAAATACGCTTTGGGTATAGGTCCCTTCGGTAGCAACTTAAAAGTAAGCGACTACCGAGAAAGGGGCGTTCCGCTAGTATTCGTAAAAAACGTGACCAGAAATGACTTTAATCGTGATGTTAAATTTATTGATAACGCGAAATTTGAAGAACTCATTGCCCATTCTGTTAAACCTCTTGATCTAGTGATCACTAAGATGGGTGACCCTCCGGGGGACTGCGAAATTTATCCCGAAACCGCCCCACCGGCAGTCATTACATCGGACTGTTTGAAATTCAGGATCTGGGATAAGTATGCTAACAGGAAATTCTACCGGTATTGTATTGAGTCTCAAATGATTCGGAAGCAGCTTGGTGTTATTACGAAAGGAGTAGCTCAGAAAAAGATTAGCCTTGATAGATTTCGTTCAATTTTTCTTCCATTTACGACCAAAGAGGAACAGGATCTGGTGGTCGAAGAAATCGAAAGCCGTCTGAGCGTCTGCGACAAACTCGAAGAAACGATCGCCGCGAGCCTCAAACAATCCGAAGCCCTCCGGCAAAGTATTCTGAAACAGGCATTTGGCGGGAAATTAGTAGATCAAGACGAGAACGACGAACCCGCCTCGGTGTTACTCCAGAGGACTCGATTCGAAAGAGAAGCAGTTGAGGAAGAGCAAAAAAAAAACAAGAAAAAAACTAAGAGGGCAGGAATGACTGAAAAACTCAAGACGATCTTAGAAATCCTACAGGAAAGCCGAGGACCAATACCGACCCGCAGGGTTTGGCAGGCTTCCACCCATAAAGACGACATCGACGCATTCTACGTTGAACTCAAACAGCTTTTCGACCAGAAGAAGATTAAAGAGACAGAACGAGATGGACGGGAGTCGTTTCTTACTCTTGCCGCTTAA
- a CDS encoding restriction endonuclease subunit S, with the protein MNQDTLPKTWELRPLEEVCTIIMGTSPPSSTYNSDGNGLPFFQGKADFTDLHPVARKWCTSPERIAEPQDILLSVRAPVGAVNVADEKSCIGRGLAALRYSNHKFLFYYLLGIKEELDRKGTGTTFKAISAGTVKEINFRSHLRGSRSGSLPRSRNSFQNWTPESKASKKPRPN; encoded by the coding sequence ATGAATCAAGACACGTTACCGAAAACTTGGGAACTAAGGCCGCTCGAAGAAGTGTGCACAATAATCATGGGCACGTCCCCTCCGTCAAGTACGTATAACTCTGACGGAAACGGTTTGCCATTCTTTCAGGGGAAAGCCGATTTTACTGATTTGCATCCCGTTGCCAGAAAATGGTGTACAAGTCCTGAACGTATCGCAGAGCCGCAGGACATACTTCTTTCAGTCCGTGCCCCCGTAGGGGCTGTGAATGTTGCGGACGAGAAAAGTTGTATAGGTCGAGGACTTGCAGCACTTCGGTATTCTAACCATAAGTTTCTTTTCTACTATCTTTTAGGTATTAAAGAAGAACTTGATCGCAAAGGAACGGGCACAACGTTTAAGGCTATTTCTGCTGGAACGGTCAAAGAAATCAACTTCCGCTCCCACCTTCGGGGGAGCAGGAGCGGATCGTTGCCAAGATCGAGGAACTCTTTTCAGAATTGGACGCCGGAGTCGAAAGCCTCAAAAAAGCCCAGACCCAACTAA
- a CDS encoding DEAD/DEAH box helicase family protein, whose product MPNQNPEQLARDNIDAQLVACGWVVQRKNEINLAANDGVAVREYQTDVGPADYVLFVDKKPVGVIEAKPEDMGYQLTVVEEQSADYAQAKLKYLNNDPLPFVYESTGELTRFTDYRDDKPRSRVVFSFHRPETFREWQKGRTLRNSLQSLPELPETGLRECQIAAITKLERSFKANKPKALIQMATGSGKTFTAITFIYRLLKYAGAKRILFLVDTRNLGEQAEQEFRAFLPNDDNRLFTELYGVQRLISSHVPTDNQVYISTIQRLYSVLKGRELEDAAEQVNPHENWQPREPQPVEYSEKLPLEFFDFVVIDECHRSIYNLWKQVLEYFDAFQIGLTATPDNRTFGYFNQNVVSEYTHEQAVIDGVNVGFNNYLIETEITQKGAAIWKGEYVDHREKLSRKKRWEQLEEDVAYTAKQLDKDVVNPNQIRTVIRTFREHLPGMFPDRIDADGNFEVPKTLIFAKTDSHADDIINIVREEFDEGNRFCKKVTYKTEEDPKSILASFRNEYYPRIAVTVDMIATGTDVKPLEVLLFMRDVRSRNYFEQMKGRGTRTIALDDLKKVTPTAKFAKDHFVIVDAVGVTKSIKADSRPLERKPSVALKDLMQAVAVGVRDEDTFSTLAGRLIRLDKQISDKQREIFKEKTGGKTVSEVAAALVRAHDPDTDDVIRAQVTSETPDLAPEAIEKAVDERRNEMIEQAAEVFTGDLSEYVENVRKSLYQIIDTINPDKVLNAGWNEDEAERANSLIADFAAWIEENRDEITALQIFYSQPYRRRELTYAMIRDLCEILKTERPTIAPLNVWQAYQQLGETDGAAKTELTSLVALVRRVSGIDARLTDYSKTIDRNFQNWVFGKQAGPVKFNEEQMAWLRMIKDHVSNSFHISRGDFEFEPFAPVGGLGKMYQLFGEQMEPIIVELNEALAA is encoded by the coding sequence ATGCCAAACCAAAATCCAGAACAACTCGCCCGCGATAATATCGATGCGCAATTAGTTGCGTGCGGCTGGGTTGTGCAGAGGAAAAACGAGATCAACCTTGCTGCTAATGACGGCGTTGCGGTACGCGAGTATCAGACTGACGTTGGGCCGGCAGATTACGTCCTGTTCGTCGACAAGAAGCCTGTTGGCGTAATCGAGGCAAAGCCCGAGGACATGGGGTATCAGCTCACAGTGGTCGAAGAGCAGTCGGCCGACTATGCGCAGGCCAAACTGAAGTATCTGAATAACGATCCGCTGCCGTTCGTCTACGAAAGTACTGGCGAATTGACCAGATTCACGGATTATCGCGATGATAAGCCTCGATCCAGAGTAGTTTTTTCGTTTCATCGACCCGAGACGTTTCGCGAGTGGCAAAAGGGCCGAACGTTGCGGAATAGTCTTCAAAGCCTTCCTGAGCTGCCCGAGACCGGCCTGCGTGAGTGTCAAATTGCGGCTATAACCAAACTTGAGCGTTCGTTCAAAGCGAACAAGCCCAAGGCCCTGATTCAGATGGCGACTGGTTCCGGGAAAACATTTACTGCTATCACGTTTATCTATCGGCTGCTGAAATACGCTGGGGCGAAGCGTATCCTATTCCTCGTCGATACCCGCAATCTTGGTGAACAGGCCGAGCAGGAGTTTCGGGCCTTTCTGCCGAATGACGACAACCGCCTATTTACAGAGCTGTACGGAGTCCAGCGGCTCATCTCAAGCCATGTGCCGACAGACAATCAGGTATATATCAGCACGATCCAGCGCCTTTATTCTGTATTGAAAGGCAGGGAACTAGAGGACGCGGCCGAACAGGTAAATCCGCACGAAAACTGGCAGCCAAGGGAACCGCAGCCCGTCGAGTACAGCGAAAAGCTTCCGCTCGAGTTCTTTGATTTTGTAGTGATCGACGAATGCCACCGATCCATTTACAATCTCTGGAAGCAGGTGCTCGAGTATTTCGATGCGTTCCAAATCGGCCTAACGGCGACGCCGGATAACCGCACTTTCGGCTATTTCAATCAGAACGTGGTCAGCGAATACACCCACGAACAGGCGGTTATTGACGGGGTGAATGTAGGCTTCAACAATTATCTGATCGAAACCGAAATCACTCAAAAAGGAGCGGCGATCTGGAAGGGCGAGTACGTCGATCATCGCGAAAAGCTATCGCGTAAGAAACGCTGGGAGCAGCTTGAGGAAGACGTTGCATACACTGCCAAGCAGCTCGACAAGGATGTTGTCAATCCGAATCAGATCCGCACCGTGATCCGCACGTTTCGAGAACACCTGCCGGGGATGTTCCCAGATCGCATCGATGCTGACGGCAATTTCGAGGTGCCCAAGACGCTGATCTTTGCAAAGACGGATAGCCATGCCGACGACATCATCAACATCGTCCGCGAGGAATTTGACGAGGGCAACCGGTTCTGCAAGAAAGTTACGTACAAGACTGAGGAAGACCCGAAATCGATTCTGGCGAGCTTTCGAAACGAATATTACCCGCGTATCGCCGTCACGGTTGATATGATCGCGACGGGCACGGACGTAAAGCCGCTCGAAGTGTTGCTCTTCATGCGTGACGTTCGCAGCCGCAATTACTTCGAGCAGATGAAGGGCCGTGGTACTCGCACTATAGCTCTCGACGACCTCAAGAAGGTGACGCCGACCGCCAAGTTTGCCAAGGACCATTTTGTCATTGTTGATGCTGTCGGCGTGACTAAGAGCATAAAGGCCGACAGCCGCCCACTTGAGCGCAAGCCAAGCGTCGCTCTCAAAGACCTCATGCAGGCAGTCGCGGTCGGTGTACGTGACGAAGACACTTTCTCGACGCTCGCTGGTCGATTGATACGACTCGATAAGCAGATCAGCGACAAGCAGCGTGAGATCTTTAAGGAAAAGACCGGCGGCAAGACGGTTTCTGAGGTCGCGGCGGCACTTGTTCGCGCACACGACCCTGATACCGACGATGTTATTCGAGCACAAGTCACAAGCGAAACACCTGACTTGGCACCCGAGGCGATCGAAAAGGCGGTCGATGAGCGGCGAAATGAGATGATCGAGCAGGCGGCTGAGGTCTTTACGGGTGATCTGAGTGAATACGTTGAGAACGTTCGCAAATCGCTCTACCAGATCATCGACACGATCAACCCGGACAAGGTGTTAAATGCGGGCTGGAACGAGGACGAGGCAGAGCGAGCAAACTCGCTTATCGCGGATTTCGCGGCGTGGATCGAAGAGAATCGCGACGAGATCACGGCGTTGCAGATTTTCTACTCACAGCCGTACCGCCGCCGCGAGCTGACCTACGCGATGATTCGTGACCTGTGCGAGATACTGAAAACCGAGCGGCCGACGATCGCACCTCTCAACGTATGGCAGGCTTACCAGCAGCTTGGCGAAACCGATGGAGCGGCAAAGACCGAACTTACTTCGCTTGTCGCTCTCGTGCGGCGGGTCTCCGGCATCGACGCACGCCTAACCGATTACTCAAAGACGATCGACCGCAATTTTCAGAACTGGGTATTTGGTAAGCAGGCAGGCCCGGTAAAGTTTAACGAGGAACAGATGGCGTGGCTCCGCATGATCAAGGATCACGTCTCAAACTCATTCCATATCTCGCGAGGTGATTTTGAGTTTGAGCCATTCGCTCCCGTAGGCGGCCTCGGGAAGATGTATCAGCTTTTTGGTGAACAGATGGAACCAATCATTGTGGAATTAAACGAGGCTTTGGCAGCGTAA
- a CDS encoding recombinase family protein → MRVGIYARVSTIDQQTLPMQIEQMKEYIANRGWTLAAEFQEVGSGAKTRPKREELLKLARRRQIDAVLVWKLDRFGRSLADLITSLNELRDLGVAFISLTESLDFSTPLGRAMAGMLSTFAEFERDIIRERVIAGIANARAKGRPHGRPKTAALKLKEIQKLRDQGMNNSEISKRLKISRGSVIGILKKQEHATTA, encoded by the coding sequence ATGAGAGTTGGAATATACGCGAGAGTGTCGACGATCGATCAGCAAACTCTTCCGATGCAAATCGAACAAATGAAGGAGTACATAGCGAATCGTGGATGGACATTAGCCGCCGAATTTCAAGAAGTCGGCTCCGGCGCAAAGACAAGGCCGAAAAGGGAAGAGCTGTTAAAGTTGGCCAGACGAAGACAGATCGACGCGGTCCTGGTATGGAAGCTCGATAGATTTGGTCGGAGTTTGGCCGATTTAATCACTTCGCTTAACGAGCTGAGAGATCTTGGCGTCGCGTTCATATCGCTGACTGAGTCTCTGGATTTTTCAACTCCGCTTGGTCGGGCAATGGCAGGCATGTTGTCGACGTTTGCAGAATTCGAGCGAGATATCATTCGCGAAAGGGTTATTGCGGGCATAGCTAATGCTCGGGCAAAAGGGAGGCCGCATGGACGCCCAAAGACCGCTGCCTTAAAACTCAAAGAAATCCAAAAACTTCGCGATCAGGGTATGAACAACTCTGAAATTTCCAAGCGACTTAAGATCTCGCGTGGGTCAGTGATCGGTATTTTGAAAAAACAAGAACACGCGACGACGGCCTAG
- a CDS encoding carboxypeptidase regulatory-like domain-containing protein — MKETRPSVQYIKINQAGAIALPPADISGRVVTPTGLGLRNAVVILTDANGNRCTATTSSFGVYTFTGVAPGSGYILSVSSKRYRFAPRNPEIVFSLTDVDFVGLE, encoded by the coding sequence GTGAAGGAGACCAGGCCGTCTGTCCAGTACATCAAGATAAATCAAGCCGGTGCGATCGCGTTACCGCCCGCAGATATTTCCGGAAGGGTTGTGACGCCAACCGGCTTAGGATTGCGGAACGCTGTCGTCATTCTCACTGACGCAAACGGAAATCGTTGCACCGCGACAACAAGCTCGTTCGGTGTCTACACTTTCACTGGAGTCGCGCCCGGGAGCGGATATATCTTGAGCGTCTCATCCAAACGCTATCGATTTGCGCCAAGAAATCCCGAAATCGTCTTTTCATTAACAGACGTTGACTTTGTAGGTTTGGAATAA